The region GATTTTATCAACTCTAAAGCAATACCGTTGTAAACTTTTAAGATTGTATAATCCCCTAAATTTTTAGTAACTGTGCTTTGCGCTACTTGTGATATGCTAAATAATATTGCACTTATAAAAACTATTTTTTTCATTATGATTGAATTTGATTGATCATTACTAGATTTAAATCAATAAGTGTACCACTATAAAGACTTTTTTTGTTTTTTATTGTGACAAAACTATAAAATTATGAATACTTTTAACTACTAAAACAGCAACTTTATGAGGTATTTAAACCCTAAAAATGGCAGCTATTATAAAATTAAGATAGCTCTTCTATCAAATTAAAATCTAAATGTTTACGTTCTAAATCTGTATTTTTTACTTTTATTTTTACAGCATCACCCAGTTGATACATGTTTTTAGTAGATTGCCCAATAATAGCATACTGCTTTTCATCAAAAATATAATAATCGCTTTTTATATCTCTAATTCTTACCATTCCTTCGCATTTATTGGATGAAATTTCTACATAAATTCCCCATTCTGTAACACCTGTAATTACGCCATCGAAAACTTCATCTTTATGATCTTGCATGTATTTAACTTGCATGTATTTTATCGATGATCTTTCTGCTTTAGAAGCTAATTCTTCTCTTTTTGAAGAATGCTTACACCTTTCTTCATAAGGAAGCGCTTTCGGCGAATCTCCTCCCTCTAAATAATGTTGTAATAATCTGTGTGTCATTACATCTGGATAACGTCTTATAGGCGATGTAAAATGACTATAATAATCAAAAGCCAGACCATAATGCCCAATATTATTTGTGGTATAGACTGCTTTAGACATCGTTCTAATGGTTAAAGTCTCAATCATGTTTGATTCTGCCTTTCCACTTACAGCGCTTAATAATTTATTTAAAGATTCTGATGTAGATTCTTTCGTTTCTGTATTAATTTTATATCCGAATTTGCTAATAATGTTTTGTAAAGAAGCCAATTTCTCATCGTCTGGTTCGTCATGAACTCTATAAATAAAAGTTTTACCCGAAGGTTTTCCTTTGTTACTTCCTATAAATTCTGCTACTTTTCTATTTGCTAATAACATAAATTCTTCAATTAATTTATTAGCATCTTTCGATGTTTTAAAGAAAACGCCCATTGGGTTTGCATCTTCATCTAAATGGAACTTCACTTCTACTCTATCAAAAGAAATAGCGCCTTGTTTCATACGTTTATCACGCATCATTTTTGCTAATTTATCAAGGGTTAAAGTAGCCTCTACAATTTCTTTAGTTACTGTATATTCCTTATCTGTGATAGAAATATCCAAAGGCATTTGATACGATTTCATCTCCTCAGAAATCTCACAATTTTCTATAATAGATTGTGCTTCTTCGTAGGCAAAACGCTGATCTGAATACGTTACAGTTCTACCAAACCATTCATGTATAATTTGTGCTTTTTCGTTGATTTCAAAAACAGCAGAAAAGGTTAATTTTTCTTCATTTGGCCTTAAAGAACAAACGCCGTTAGAGAGCATTTCTGGCAACATTGGCACTACTCTATCTACTAAATAAACAGAAGTAGCTCTTTTATAAGCTTCATCATCTAAACTAGTTTTTGGTTGCAAATAATGAGAAACGTCTGCAATATGAATGCCTATTTCATAATTACCATTTTTTAGTTTTGTAAAGGATAAAGCGTCATCAAAATCTTTTGCATCTTTCGGATCTATGGTAAATGTTAAGTCCTTGCGCATATCTCTACGTTTAGAAATCTCTTCTTTAGTAATTTCTAAAGGTAAACTTTCTGCTTCTTTTTCTATTTCGGGCTCAAATTCGTAAGGTAAATCATACTCTAATAAAATAGAGTGCATTTCTGTACTATGTTCGCCAGGTTTACCAAGAACTGTGGTAATTTTTCCAAACGGATTTTTAGAGTTTTGAGGCCAATCTATTAATTTTACTTGCACTTTATCGCCATCTTCTGCCCCATTCATTTTACTTTCGGCAATAAAAATATCTGCGTACATTTTCGTACTATCAGGAATAACAAAACCAAAGTTTTTGCTCTTTTGTAAAACTCCCACAAATTCTGTTTTAGCCCGCTCTAAAACTTCTACAACATCTGCTTCTAACTTATTACTGCGTTTTCTCTTATATACATAAGCTCTAACCACATCACCATGCAGACCTTTACCTAAATTTATATTCGGTATAAAGATATCATTTTCGTAATCATCGGTTATAAAATATCCATTGCCATTAGACGTAATGTCTAAAGTTCCTAACGAGTATTTTCTATCCTCATTGATTTTAAATTTTCCTCTTTCTACTTCCTTAATTTTTTTATTGGCAGTTAACTCGGCTAATTTCTTTACAATTTGTGTTTTACCATCAGTATCAGAAATTTTTAATTTTGCAGCAATTTGTTTATGGTTATAAACCTTCGTGCTATCTTCGTTTAAAATTCTAAATATATTTTTAGTTAAGTCTTTTACAACATTCCCTTTCTTTTTATATATTTTTTTCTTCTTTCTTGTCATTAATTCTTACTTCTTGATTATGTACTACCAAAATACGATTATTAAATGTATTTGTTGATTAAAAAATAGTTATCAAACTATTATTGTATTTTGGCTTTTTAAATTTTTATTTATGTCTAATTCCGTCAAGCTAAATGCTGGCTCTTGGTTTATAATTGCAAATCCTACTTCTGGAAATCGGAATTTTTCTAAACAATGGAAGGAAATTCAGCAATTATTAACACAAGAGAACATAGACTTCTCTTTTGTTTTTACACAGTTTTCTAAACATGAAATTAAATTGGTTGATGCTGCAATTCAACAAGGGTTTAGAAATATTATTTCTGTAGGTGGAGACGGCACACTACATCATGTAGTAAACGGAATAATGTTGCAAAGATATGTAAAAACTTCTGATATAACTATTGCGGTAATTCCTTTAGGAACAGGAAATGACTGGATAAAGACCTATAACATTCCGAATTCGATTAAAAAAGCAATCCATATCATTGCTAATAAGAAAACAATTTTACAAGATATTGGCGTTTTACAAACTGAAAATAACATAATTTCTTATTTTAACAATGTTGCAGGTTTAGGATATGACGGCTATATTGTTTACAAACTAGAAAAATTAAAACGTTTTGGAGCTATTGCGTATTTGTTAGCCGGAATTTCTGGTCTACTTTTTTATAAAAAAGCTGATTTTAAAATTATTTTTGATGATAAAATAATAGAAACCAAATGCTTAATGGTTTTATTCGGAATTTGTAAATTTTCTGGTGGTGGCATGCAGTTTACAAAAGATGTACATACAACTGATGGTTTGTTAGATATAACGATTGCTAAAAATTTAAATTTATTTGATTTAATCATCAATATAAACAAACTATATAACGGACATATAGCAAGTCATAAAAAAATAGAAACCTACAAAACCAAAGAAATAACGGTAATTCCAAAATATTCCAATTCAATGATTCAGGCAGATGGCGAATTGATTGGAAAAGGGAAAGTAAAGGTAAAAATTATAGAAAAGGCGTTGAATTTTGTGGTGAATTAAATTTTTTATCTTTGCAATTTGCCAAAATAATAAAACCTTTAACTTATTCATATATAACTGATTATACCCAAATACCCAAAATTTTTCAAGCTCACAAAAGTTTGGTTTAAAGAAAAAGATTCGGCAAACATATCTGTCTTTATGAAAACAAATTCTTTTGTAAGATGTTGATTTTATTTAGATTCGTACCATAATAGCAAATACCTTAATTTAAAAGAAACGCTTCTTTTGACTAAAAATGAAAAAAACAGAAAATAAAGAGCTTATAAAATTTGTTCACTTTAAAAAAGGAAACGAAGCGGCTTTTGAGTACTTTTTTTATAAATTTTACAACCACATTGTTGGCTTTTGTATCCAATTTATTTATGATGAAAATGATGCTAAAGAACTTGCACAAGAAGCTTTTTTAAATCTTTGGACCCAAAGAGAAAAAATAAAAACTGTAAACGGAATATCCTCTTTTTTATATACCTATTCTAAATCTAAATGCCTAAATATTATTAGACATAGAAAGGTAAAAGAAAAATATATAAACCAAACTTTAAACAAAAAAGAAGCGCAATTAAATACAGAAATATTAGAATCCTTGCAATTCGATTCTTTAACTATCACCGAACTCGAAGATCTTATTTTTAGTTCTATTGAGGAATTACCTAAAAAAACCAAAGAAATTTTTAGAAGAAAAAGAATAGATCAGAAAAAAAACCAAGAAATTGCTGATGAAATGAATATTTCTATCAAAACGGTAGAAGTTCATTTTTCTAACGCAATAAAGGTTTTAAAGACTAAATTGTCAGATTATCTGCCAGCAATCTTACTTTATTTGATATTAAATTAACATTTTTTTTAGGGTTTTGTACTACTAATGTGTACAAACAGTAGAGGGGTTTGCATATTCTCTACTAAAAAAGTAAAATGATTCAGAATTTAATATTTAAATATTTAAACAACCAGGCTTCAGAAAATGAAGTTTCTAAGGTTTTTGATTGGATTGAACAATCAGAAGAAAATAAACAAGAATTTATTCGTTTAAAAAAATTATGGATGTTATCTGGATCTTATTCCAACACCAAAAATTTATTTGAATGGAATAAAATTAAAAATAAACTTTCTGCACCCAAAAAATCAATTTTTAACCAAGTTTTAAAATACGCTGCTGTTCTTGTATTGCTGGTGGCTGGTGCTCATTATATCACCACTATTTCTGTTAAAACTGAGGAGAAAAATACAGTAGAAAATTTTGTTATTTTAGAAAAAAGCTCAGGTACAATAGAATACATTTCTGATAAAAAAGATAAAATTGTAAAAGACACTTTAGGAAATATCATTGCCAAAAAAAACAACAAAGAGCTTATTTATTATAAAAATCCCTCAACTAAAAAAACGATTTATAACACGATAAAAGTTCCGTTTTCTAAAACCTTTAAAGTGGTACTTTCTGATGGAACGATTGTTCATTTAAATGCTGGGACTTCTTTTACGTATCCAGAACAATTTAATTTGGCGAATAATAGAAAAGTAAGCTTACAAGGAGAAGCTCATTTCGAGGTGTTTAAAGACAAAACAAAACCTTTTATTGTAGAAGCAAATGATGTAAATATCGAGGTTTTAGGCACCACTTTTAATCTAAGTAACTATGAAGAAGATGGTTTTATTGATTGCGTTTTAACGGAAGGTTCTGTGCGTTTATCAGAAAGAGATAATCAAGAAAACGCTATCTTTTTACAACCAAACCAAAAAGTAACTTGGCAAAAGAATAAAAGTAGTTTTATAGCTAAAGACGTAAATCCTGAAAACTACACTGCTTGGATTCATGGTGAATTAGTATTTCATAAAGATTCTTTTACCAATATTTCAAAAAAAATAGAGCGGTATTATAATGTTAAAATCATTAATAATTATACTTTTTTAGCTTCTCAAGAATTTACTGGGACTATAAAAATTAAAGAATCTAATGTAGAAAATATTTTAGAACTTTTTAAATTAGATACACCGTTTACCTATAAAAAAAAGCAGAATATTATAGAAATTTATCATCCTTAGGATATAGAAATGATCCATAAAACATCCAAATATTCATCCCCAATAATGAAAAAAACTTTTTTTCTTTTAGGTTTTCTATTCTTAATAGTTTCAAGCACGTTTTCACAAACTGTGACTATTAATAAAAAAAATAAACCTTTAAGAGAAATTATTGAAACACTAGAAGAACAAACAACGTACAGAGTTTTATTCAATACGAATAAAGTAAGTAGTTCTAAAAGAGTATCTATAGAAGTTCGCAATGTAAGCTTAACAGAAGTGCTAAATCTACTCACTAAAAAGATAAATGTTGCCTATGTGATAAAAGATAAGCAAATTCTATTTATTGATAAAAAACCTGAAATTAAAAAGAGAGAAATCTCTGGAATTGTAAAAAGTAAGTCGGACAATTTTGGGATCCCAAACGCAACCATACTTATGAAGGGAACTAAAAAAGGAGCCATTACAGATTTTGATGGTAATTTTAAGTACCTTATTCAGTCCAAAGATATAAAATCTGTAATTTTAGAATTCTCTTATTTAGGTTTTCAAACCAAAGAAGTTACTCTAGGAAATGAATCGTATTTTGAAGTTTATTTGGAGGAAGAAACTACTAGTTTAAGTGAAATTGTGATTACATCCTCTTACGGAACTTCTAAACTAAAAGAGGAAGTTGTGGGTAGCATTGCATCGGTAAAAGCATCAGAATTAGGCGTAGAACAACCTGTGGTTTCTTTTGATGAACTTTTAGAAGGACAAATTGCTGGGGTATCCATTCAAGCCGGACCGCAATTAGGGGAATCTGTAAAAATAGATATTAGAGGTCAAGGTTCAATCACTCCTTTAAATGGTAATGTAGTGGGTACTTCTACCCAACCTTTAATTATTATTGATGGTATTATTTTATCTGAAGAAACAGGTTTAGATGGTAATAACTTTTTTGATGTTGGTGAGGGTCTTTTATCTGAAAACATCCTAAATCCTTTAGCAAAAATTGGCATTGATGATATAGAAAGTTTTAATATTTTAAAAGATGCTGCTGCTGTTGGTTTGTATGGTGCAGATGCTGCAAATGGAGTCATTATTATTACTACTAAAAAAGGTAAAAAAGGAGCTTTAAAATTTACAGCCTCCACTCAAATGGGTGTTACCACTGCTTTTAATGGTTTAAAATATTTAAACGGAGAGCAATACCAAACCGTAATTAACGAATACAATTTAAATAGCGGTAATCTACAAAACATTCAACCTTGGAATGGTGTAAATACAGATTGGTTTCATCTGCTAAATACCACAGGTGTTTTTAACAGAGTTAATTTTAGTGCTTCTGGTGGAATTAAAAACATTACTTACAGAGCAAGTTTAGGATATCAAAAAACAAAAGAAGCTCAAATTAACAACTCTTTTCAAAAACTAAATTCTTCATTTTCTATAAGATATAATAAAAATAAGTTCAATACATCACTCGTATTTTCTCCCTCAATTACTTTAAAAGAAGACCCAAATAAATTGTATTCTTTTGCATTACCCCCAACAATTCCTGTGTTTGATGATGATGGTAATTACACACCATTTGCAAGCTTTGGTAATCCATTAGCGGTTGCCAATCAAAACATATCAAAAGCACAAACAATTGCTTTTTTAACAAGCATTAATGCAAACTATAGTTTTAGCGATCGCTTAAAATTTTCCACTTTATTTGGGTTTGATTTTTCTAATAAAGATGAAGATCGGTTCTTTTCAGGATTAAATGGTTCTGGAGATTTTGGTACAGATAACGATTCTCCTTACTTTAGAGACGAAACAGATAGTTTTGGTTTGGTAAAAGGGAGACGTATGTTAAGAAACAGAGATACAAGACGTTGGAACTGGAATGCCTCTTTAGCTTACAACAATACTTTTAGAGAACATCATAATATTGATGGTATTCTAGGAATAGAAGCCCGAAAAGAAAAAGTAAATTTTGGCTACGAAAGAGGAAATGGTTTTGATAATTTAAGTGTACCTCAACCCATTTCTACTGCCTTTGAACAAGATTATCAAACCGATTTTTCTGAAAGTGCAGGTAGGTCTCTATTTAGTCAATTTAATTACAACTTTAAGAAAAAATATTTCTTTTTAGTCAACTTTAGAATCGATCAAAGTTCTGCTTTTGGTGATGATAAAAACACCGCTTTTAATGGTGGTATTGGTGCTAGTTGGAATTTAAGCAGTGAATCTTTTTTAAGTGATAGTAATTTTGTAGACTTTTTAAGAACAAGAATAAGTTATGGTACCACAGGTAACTCAAGAATTGGTTCTTACAGAGCGTTAGGTTTGTATACCTTAAATCAAAATGGATACAATGGTTTGCCTTATGGAAATTTAACGAGTGCCCCTAACCCAAATTTAACTTGGGAAACGAATAAAAAATTTAACTTTGGTATCGATTTTAACTTTTTAAAACGTTTTAAATTTACCACAGATTTCTTTAGAGATGTTATTGTAGATCAAATTGTTTCTAGAGATGTCATTATAGAATCTGGTTTTACATCAGCACAAATAAATGGTGCAGAAATGTACAATCAAGGAATTGAATTTTCTTTAAATGCGAACGTTGTAGATTCTGATAAATTTTCTTGGAGTTCAAACTTTAACATTACTACTATTAGAAATAAAGTAACTTCTTTAGTAGGTTTAGGTTCAGATTTTTCTTCAGCAGAAGCAGCAAGAGCACAAACAGTGGGCTATGCAACCTCTACTCTTTGGGGTTTTGATTTTATTGGAATTGATCCTGCAACAGGCCGTGAATTGTTTAATATTGATGATCAAATTTATGATGGCGCGCAAGTAAGATCTTTGTTTGATGCTTCTAATTGGAAACCCATTGGTGACTCTCAAGCTGAATTTTTTGGGGGTATGCGGAATTCATTTACTTATAAAAACTTTAATTTAAACATTATTACCTCTTTTACCTATGGTGCAGATATTTTAGTAGATAGAGTATTGTTTGATAATTACAGAGTGTTATCCAACAGAAATATTAGTGTAAATGTTTTTGAAGATGCTTGGTATAATCAAGGAGACAGTGCTATTCATCCTATAATTATAAATGATAATCCTTTAATTTCTAACTCAACAAAATATCTTTTTGATACTTCTCATATCAAATTAAAATCTATTAGTTTAAGTTATAATGCACCTGTTAAGCAAATGAAAATACCTTTAAATTCTCTTTCATTTACCTTAAACGCATCCAATTTATTGTACTGGTTTAAAAATACATCACCAGATGGAAAAAATGGCGTTTCTGAATTTAGAAATCAATATCCTGAAGCAAGAACATTTACATTAGGAATAAACACAACTTTTTAGAAAATGAAATTATATAAAACATCTTATTTTTGCTGTCTTTTTTTAATAGTTTCTTGTAGCGATTTTTTAAAATTAGAACCTGGACAACAAATATCAATAAACGAACAGTTATCAACCAAAACCGGTTTACAATTGTCCTTAAATGGTTTGTATTATGATATTGAAGACTTGGTTTCATCAGTTCAAGTTATATATCCAGATCTACAAGGAGGAAACATCACTTTTAGCCCAGTTATTAACAATAAAGAAGTCAGTGTATCTTCTGTCATAGAAAACAGTTATAGTTTTAGTGATTTTGCAGAAGATTCTGATTATAGTGGATTTTATACCTCTTTGTATGATATCATCAATCAAGTAAATGTTATCTTAGATTATTTTGATACCTATACTTTTTTATCCGAAGATGAAAGAAACCAATTACAAGCAGAATTAATGGCTATGAGAGCTTTTGCTCATTACCAAATTACTCTAATGTATGCACAAAACTATAATTTTACTGCTGATGGATCTCATTTGGGTATTGTATACAACACATCACCTTTGTTAATTGGTGTAGATTTTCCTGCAAGAAAAACAATGCAAGAAACCTATGAATTATTAAAAAATGATTTAGATACCGCACTTTCTTTATTTACCAATACTCAATTTTTAGCTGGTGCTAGTATTTCTTTATTTAATACAACCACAACAGAAGCTTTGTATGCAAGAGTTGCACTACAAATGAACGATTGGGAAAACGCATTCAATCATGCAAATACTATCATTACAACTTCTGGTATCAACTTAACATCAAAAGATATTTATGTTTTAGAATGGGAAAAAGAGGAAGATCCTATATCTGAAATTATTTTTGAATTTTCTGCACGTAGAACTTCTGAAGGTGCCATATCTCAATCCATATCTCAATGGTTCAAATACGAAACCGATCAAAACTACGCAAGATATGTTGCTTCTGGAGATTTATTAGACTTATACACCCCTGATGATATTAGAACAAACATGTTTTTAGAACAGCAATTACCAACAAATGTAAATGGTATAGCTGTAAATTTACCATACTATTTTACAAAAAAATATCAAGATGGTGCTGGTACAACTTTTATAAGGTTAAGTGAAATGTATCTAATAAGAGCAGAAGCCAATGCAAGGTTAAACAAACCCACAGAAGCTTTACAAGATTTAAATAGTATAAGAGAAAGAGCAAATTTATCAGCATTAAATACTACTACTAATTTATTAGATGAAATATTTTTAGAACGCAGAAGAGAACTCGCTTTTGAAGGGCATTTATTGTACGATATTATGCGCTTTAAAAAGGATGTTATAAGAAATAAAGGATGTTTAGCAAACGTATGTAATTTAAATTATCCTTCTAATTTCTTTGTTTTACCGATACCACAATCAAGTACAGAATTAAACGAAAATATACAACAAAATGAAGGTTATTAAAAATATACTTTTAGTAATTATCACTGTTCTTTTTCTAAGCTGTGAAAAAGAAGACAATAAAAGATTTACAGGAGAAAATAACTCTTTTGTTCGTTTCTTTTTATTGGTAGATAGTAATAATGGTGTACTAGAATTCCCTGAAAAAGATGGTGGTTTAGTGGCGACCTCTCAATACTTAAAAGATAACTTAAAAACATTAAAAATACCTGTTGCAATAACAGCCGGAAAAATAGAAAACACCATAGATATTTCTTTTACTGCGAATGTTATCGGACTGACTAATTATACAATTACCCCTGCAAAAACAATCTCTTTTCATAATGAAAAAAGAGTAGATACCATCTATATTAAGGTAAATGAAAAGTGGGATTTAACAAACAATCCAGAAATAAAACTAAGTTTAACAAATAGTTCTAATAACGCTATTTCTTTAGGAATTCCCAACGATAATCTTTCTAATAAAGATTTAACTATCAACTTTACAGAAACTAATTTTCCGTATTCTTTTGATATCAATAGAAAAGAAATAGAAGGTATTAATGATGAATCTTTTGATTTTAAAGTGCTATTTCCAAATGGTTTTATTGCTGCAGATATAGAAAATACAGCGCTTTTTAGTACGCCATCAACTTTTAATTATTCCATAGAACAAAAACCAATTACAAAAGAAGATGAAGTTGAATTTACATTTACAGTACATGAAAATTTAGCAGAAGATACTTCTTTAGATACCTCTTTATCCTTGGCGGATATTCCTAATTATGTAAAAGGAATCAACAAATATTTAGACATTAACAAACCGATAAAAATTGATAGAGAAGGAAATCCAGCACTCAATTTTTATGATCTTTCCAATCCTTTTTATCGATTATTTGGAGAATATTGGAGGTACAATACCAATGATATGCTCTGCGAATGGAGAAGCACTTCTGTTTTTCCGAAACCGGTAATTGTAGATAAAAACAATACTAACGGATTTTTATATTCTGATAATGGCACACCCAATGATGAATCTGATGACATCTATCATCATCAATATAAATTAGGTTTTGTTGGTAATTTTGCTCCTGTAGGTACAAATCCTTTTGCATTAAGAAATCTTTTTAATGGTGCTTCTGTTGAGTCTCCTGGATTTAATTTAGTGGAAGCTATAGAGTTTTTTCCTAAAGATGGTAATAACCATACCGAAGGAATTGTAAATGTAGTTACCCAAAGAATTGTAATCCTTAAAAGTGGCGAAGGAACAGCATTTAATGTACCTATTAGCGGAACAGGAACCTATAAATTAATGGATGCAACCTCTAATTTATGGAAAATAGATATGGAAATTCTTGTAGATTGTTCAGAAATTAATGGCGAAATTATAACAAGAAATTATATTTTATATAACAATAGAAATTACCCAGATCCAGAACCTATAAATGTTCCTTGTCCCTCAGAAATTGACTTATAAATTTAAAAAAATGAAAAATTTAGTTTTAGTTATTTGCACAACATTGTTTATTTTTTCTTGTAAAAAGAAAGAAGATACCTATGAAGATATTGCATCTTTAAGAAAAATATATTCACAACCAGATGCTACCAAATGGCCTAAACCTCATTTAGATTCTTTAATAGATAAAAGCACTTTTAAAGATATTGGAGTGTTACCTGAAGTTGAATATCCTGAAGATAATCAATATTCTAAAGAGAAGAAAAAATTAGGTAAAACCTTATTTTTCGATCCAAGATTATCTAAAAGCGGACAAATAGCATGCGCTTCTTGTCATAATCCAGAATTAGGTTGGACCGATAATTCTACGCGTTCTTTTGGTCACGACAGACAAACTGGTGGTAGAAATTCTATGACTATTTTAAACGTTGCACATGCCAAAGAACTTTTTTGGGATGGTAGAGCTGTTAGTTTAGAGGATCAAGCACGTTTTCCTATTCCTGATCAATTAGAAATGAATATGGATTTAAAATTTGCTGTAGACAACATAAAAAA is a window of Polaribacter litorisediminis DNA encoding:
- a CDS encoding RagB/SusD family nutrient uptake outer membrane protein, producing the protein MKLYKTSYFCCLFLIVSCSDFLKLEPGQQISINEQLSTKTGLQLSLNGLYYDIEDLVSSVQVIYPDLQGGNITFSPVINNKEVSVSSVIENSYSFSDFAEDSDYSGFYTSLYDIINQVNVILDYFDTYTFLSEDERNQLQAELMAMRAFAHYQITLMYAQNYNFTADGSHLGIVYNTSPLLIGVDFPARKTMQETYELLKNDLDTALSLFTNTQFLAGASISLFNTTTTEALYARVALQMNDWENAFNHANTIITTSGINLTSKDIYVLEWEKEEDPISEIIFEFSARRTSEGAISQSISQWFKYETDQNYARYVASGDLLDLYTPDDIRTNMFLEQQLPTNVNGIAVNLPYYFTKKYQDGAGTTFIRLSEMYLIRAEANARLNKPTEALQDLNSIRERANLSALNTTTNLLDEIFLERRRELAFEGHLLYDIMRFKKDVIRNKGCLANVCNLNYPSNFFVLPIPQSSTELNENIQQNEGY
- a CDS encoding SusC/RagA family TonB-linked outer membrane protein codes for the protein MKKTFFLLGFLFLIVSSTFSQTVTINKKNKPLREIIETLEEQTTYRVLFNTNKVSSSKRVSIEVRNVSLTEVLNLLTKKINVAYVIKDKQILFIDKKPEIKKREISGIVKSKSDNFGIPNATILMKGTKKGAITDFDGNFKYLIQSKDIKSVILEFSYLGFQTKEVTLGNESYFEVYLEEETTSLSEIVITSSYGTSKLKEEVVGSIASVKASELGVEQPVVSFDELLEGQIAGVSIQAGPQLGESVKIDIRGQGSITPLNGNVVGTSTQPLIIIDGIILSEETGLDGNNFFDVGEGLLSENILNPLAKIGIDDIESFNILKDAAAVGLYGADAANGVIIITTKKGKKGALKFTASTQMGVTTAFNGLKYLNGEQYQTVINEYNLNSGNLQNIQPWNGVNTDWFHLLNTTGVFNRVNFSASGGIKNITYRASLGYQKTKEAQINNSFQKLNSSFSIRYNKNKFNTSLVFSPSITLKEDPNKLYSFALPPTIPVFDDDGNYTPFASFGNPLAVANQNISKAQTIAFLTSINANYSFSDRLKFSTLFGFDFSNKDEDRFFSGLNGSGDFGTDNDSPYFRDETDSFGLVKGRRMLRNRDTRRWNWNASLAYNNTFREHHNIDGILGIEARKEKVNFGYERGNGFDNLSVPQPISTAFEQDYQTDFSESAGRSLFSQFNYNFKKKYFFLVNFRIDQSSAFGDDKNTAFNGGIGASWNLSSESFLSDSNFVDFLRTRISYGTTGNSRIGSYRALGLYTLNQNGYNGLPYGNLTSAPNPNLTWETNKKFNFGIDFNFLKRFKFTTDFFRDVIVDQIVSRDVIIESGFTSAQINGAEMYNQGIEFSLNANVVDSDKFSWSSNFNITTIRNKVTSLVGLGSDFSSAEAARAQTVGYATSTLWGFDFIGIDPATGRELFNIDDQIYDGAQVRSLFDASNWKPIGDSQAEFFGGMRNSFTYKNFNLNIITSFTYGADILVDRVLFDNYRVLSNRNISVNVFEDAWYNQGDSAIHPIIINDNPLISNSTKYLFDTSHIKLKSISLSYNAPVKQMKIPLNSLSFTLNASNLLYWFKNTSPDGKNGVSEFRNQYPEARTFTLGINTTF
- the rnr gene encoding ribonuclease R yields the protein MTRKKKKIYKKKGNVVKDLTKNIFRILNEDSTKVYNHKQIAAKLKISDTDGKTQIVKKLAELTANKKIKEVERGKFKINEDRKYSLGTLDITSNGNGYFITDDYENDIFIPNINLGKGLHGDVVRAYVYKRKRSNKLEADVVEVLERAKTEFVGVLQKSKNFGFVIPDSTKMYADIFIAESKMNGAEDGDKVQVKLIDWPQNSKNPFGKITTVLGKPGEHSTEMHSILLEYDLPYEFEPEIEKEAESLPLEITKEEISKRRDMRKDLTFTIDPKDAKDFDDALSFTKLKNGNYEIGIHIADVSHYLQPKTSLDDEAYKRATSVYLVDRVVPMLPEMLSNGVCSLRPNEEKLTFSAVFEINEKAQIIHEWFGRTVTYSDQRFAYEEAQSIIENCEISEEMKSYQMPLDISITDKEYTVTKEIVEATLTLDKLAKMMRDKRMKQGAISFDRVEVKFHLDEDANPMGVFFKTSKDANKLIEEFMLLANRKVAEFIGSNKGKPSGKTFIYRVHDEPDDEKLASLQNIISKFGYKINTETKESTSESLNKLLSAVSGKAESNMIETLTIRTMSKAVYTTNNIGHYGLAFDYYSHFTSPIRRYPDVMTHRLLQHYLEGGDSPKALPYEERCKHSSKREELASKAERSSIKYMQVKYMQDHKDEVFDGVITGVTEWGIYVEISSNKCEGMVRIRDIKSDYYIFDEKQYAIIGQSTKNMYQLGDAVKIKVKNTDLERKHLDFNLIEELS
- a CDS encoding diacylglycerol/lipid kinase family protein; this translates as MSNSVKLNAGSWFIIANPTSGNRNFSKQWKEIQQLLTQENIDFSFVFTQFSKHEIKLVDAAIQQGFRNIISVGGDGTLHHVVNGIMLQRYVKTSDITIAVIPLGTGNDWIKTYNIPNSIKKAIHIIANKKTILQDIGVLQTENNIISYFNNVAGLGYDGYIVYKLEKLKRFGAIAYLLAGISGLLFYKKADFKIIFDDKIIETKCLMVLFGICKFSGGGMQFTKDVHTTDGLLDITIAKNLNLFDLIININKLYNGHIASHKKIETYKTKEITVIPKYSNSMIQADGELIGKGKVKVKIIEKALNFVVN
- a CDS encoding FecR family protein, which codes for MIQNLIFKYLNNQASENEVSKVFDWIEQSEENKQEFIRLKKLWMLSGSYSNTKNLFEWNKIKNKLSAPKKSIFNQVLKYAAVLVLLVAGAHYITTISVKTEEKNTVENFVILEKSSGTIEYISDKKDKIVKDTLGNIIAKKNNKELIYYKNPSTKKTIYNTIKVPFSKTFKVVLSDGTIVHLNAGTSFTYPEQFNLANNRKVSLQGEAHFEVFKDKTKPFIVEANDVNIEVLGTTFNLSNYEEDGFIDCVLTEGSVRLSERDNQENAIFLQPNQKVTWQKNKSSFIAKDVNPENYTAWIHGELVFHKDSFTNISKKIERYYNVKIINNYTFLASQEFTGTIKIKESNVENILELFKLDTPFTYKKKQNIIEIYHP
- a CDS encoding RNA polymerase sigma-70 factor codes for the protein MKKTENKELIKFVHFKKGNEAAFEYFFYKFYNHIVGFCIQFIYDENDAKELAQEAFLNLWTQREKIKTVNGISSFLYTYSKSKCLNIIRHRKVKEKYINQTLNKKEAQLNTEILESLQFDSLTITELEDLIFSSIEELPKKTKEIFRRKRIDQKKNQEIADEMNISIKTVEVHFSNAIKVLKTKLSDYLPAILLYLILN